The Strix aluco isolate bStrAlu1 chromosome 21, bStrAlu1.hap1, whole genome shotgun sequence sequence CAGTGCCCACACCCGGGCAGGGCTCGGGCTGTCCCCTGGGTGAAGCCACCCGCAGTGGCACCGACGGGGATGACGGACCTTCACCCAGGCCAGCGTGGAGTCTGGCAGCGCCCGCAGGCAGgagccctggcagcagcacccacagccctCGCTTTTGGGGCCAGACCGTGCTCGGCACCAAGCAGAGGGCAGGTTCTGCTGCCCGTAtttcccagcacagcctgccTGCGGCTGCCTGCGCTACTGCCTTGCCCTCGTGGGGTCAAGCCACAGAGGGTGTTGGGTTCCCAGTTTGCAGGTCCTCATGGAGCCCCAGTCCACAGTCCTGGGCAGGACTGGGGGTCCCATCCCTCCCCCTGGGATCGAGGGGCACTGGGGTGACATCTCAAGGAGTGGGGGGGTCCCCTGAGAGAGGTGCCTTGGTGACGTGGGGAGAGGAAGCACAGGATCCCTGTCCTGACACCATCAGTCCCAGCAGCACTAATCCAGacaccccctccccatcccaccggggcgGAGCTGTGGGGAAGGGCATCAGATTACCCCTTTGAAAAGAAGGGACATAAATAATCCTATTACTCCAGAGCAGGATAAATCTGCCCTACCCTAAAAGCCACTCAGAGCGTCTATAGGACGTGCAGGAGCAGGACGGAGGGTCTCCTGTGGAGCAGCGCTGGCCTCGGGGACCGCGGCGGCTGCGTAAGTCGGGGGCTCTGCTCCGTGCGCGGGATGGGACCCGGTCCCGGTGGCACCGGGGCTCCCGGGGCAGGGTGTTGCTTTGTTCCAGGCAGGAGCCTGCTCTCGCCTCCTGCAACCGGAGCGGTGTCTCTGGCAGCTCCCCGGGCCAGGTCCCTTCTCGCCCGGGGCCTGCGTTCAGCCGCTGGGCTCCACAGCAGGGCCAAACCCTCTCACACCGGTGCCGGAGCCATCTCTTGTGCCGAAAAACTCCCGCACCCAGCCCGTGGCGTGGCTGCCGTGCCCGGATGAGGCACAACGGCAGCGGGACGGAGCTCACGGACAGCCCTGTGATGTCCACCTCAGCTGCCACCCTCCGCTCCCCTGGCGTGGGTCGCGAGGGGTCGGCAGCCCGGGGGGTGCCcaccacccccaaaacccaccccgCTGCAAACAAGCCCTGAGGGACACCTCGGTCCCACGCCTGCGGCCACACCGATACCAACCCAGTGTAGCACCCACGGCTCAGCACAGACCCCGGGGCAAGCCGTGGTGGGGGGTCCCCGAGTGTCACATCCACGCTGGGATGGGGGGCAAGGGCTGGAGGAGAAGCCCCGAGGgttggcagcagctctgctgcccccaGGGACGCCCTTCCCTGCCTTTGGGGTAAGGGGATTAGCGGGCTCTGAGCTGGGCTAAGTCAAGATCGCGGGGAGGGGGCTCTTCTCCGGAGCAGCTTGGAAAGCCGATCAGTGACATCCGAGGGGCCCCGGGGCAGGAGAGGGTGGGAGCGGGGGCACGGGGTGTCTGTGGGTGGTAGGAGAAGCTGGTACCCCCACCCTGCTCCTCGGCGTCCCCACATCTCCCCTCCATCAGGTGTGAGGAGACGTTCCGTGCCAGCGCCGGACCCGCAGGGACAACCGCGACCCGGGGCaggctgccggccccggcacagCCATGAGCCTGGAGCTCCCCAAGCCAGAGATCAAATCAGCCACGAGGGTTTCCGGGGGACCCGCCACCCCCCGGAAAGGACCACCCAAATTCAAGCAGAGGCAGACGAGGCAGTTCAAAAGCAAGCCGCCCAAAAAGGGGGTGCAGGGGTGAGTGGGGCAGAGCCCCAAGGGTGGGGGGACGCAGCTGTACGTgcccagctggggtggggggtgggggggggctggccGGGGGTCAGAGCAGACACAGTCTCTCTTTGCAGGTTCGGCGACGACATCCCGGGCATGGAAGGGCTGGGAACAGGTACGGGGGTAGGGGGGGTTGGTCCTGTCCCCACTTGGCCACGGGTGGGGAGCGGGGCTCGCTGCGGGCACAGCCGCCTGcggccaggctgggggggggcatcGCGCTGATGcagcctctctcctctccccagatATCACCGTCATCTGCCCCTGGGAAGCCTTCAGCCACCTGGAGCTGCACGAGCTGGCTCAGTACGGCATCATCTAAGCGGGCTGCGACCATCGCCGCTCGCCCGCCCCGTAGTGCTGCGTAGGTAGAAGCCGCCCCGGCCGCGCGGCGGGGCTCAGCCTGGAGAAATGCTCATTAAAACCCAGAACGAGCGCGGGAGCCTGGTGTCGTGCTCTGGGGTTGGCAGGGATGCGGACGGAAGGTGTCTCTGAGGCGCGGGGTGGGACGGACAGAATGCGGCTGGGGTTCAGGCTTCTGACAAGGTTTATTTTGGGCTGGATCAGCGCCGTCCCCGGCATGTCCCCAACCTCACGGGTGACAGTCAGCACACCCTCAACCCTGCACCCCGATGGGTGCGATGTCTCTGAGCATCTTCAGCGCCATGACCACACCGATGGCCTCAACCAGCACCAGCACGGCCGCGGCGGCCGTGATGCCGCCCGCCTGGCCGCGGAGCCAGGCGCTGAGCTGCGCCACGCAGCCCCCCAAGTGCACGATGGCACCGGCCGCCACGTCCCCCAGGCGCAGGACCCCAAAAGCACACTGAGCGTTGGTGACGGTGCCGTTCTGCCAGGGGTCCAGGCAGCAAGAGGCAGGGACGCTGCACGCCTGCGCTCCCGGGGCGCTGCAGTTGAAGTACCtgcggggatggatgaggagAGCTGCCGGGTGGTTCCCGGTGCGGGGAcaggcacccccctccccaccccagcaccccgaCTCACGGGTTGGTCTCCCAGTCGCGGTAAGAGCCGAGGCCGCAGCAGCGTAGGCTCCGCTGCATCTCGTCCACCAAAAACCGCAGGTCAGGCTCCTCCTGGTAGCgcaggaggcagaggagcagggcGTCCCGCAGAGCGTCCCGCAGCCGGTGCTGGGCCGCcaacagcagcagcccccccagcacctccagcccCGCGAAGGCGAGCACGGCCCCCACGAAGAAAcgcagcaggcaggggctggcacggAGGGTGCCCAGGCAACCGGCCAGGGAGACGGCGCTGGCCCCCAGTCCCACCAGCACGAAGAGCAGCATGGGGTCGGAGCCCAGCGGGGCCAGGCGCTCCCCCCGCAGCAAGCCCTTGGCCAGCATTCCCCACACCCCCACAGCCAGGGCCAGCAAgcccagcaggaggaagaggaggttcCAGAGGAAGGCTAGGTACCGCACACACTGGCTGAAGGTCCCCGGCTTGCGGGGGACGGGGCGCTGTGCCCCGGGGTCTTGCTCAGCCATGGGAAAGTCCATGTCCGCAGCCAGTGagccatcatcatcatcatcggAGGAAGGGTAGGGCAGCTCCACCAGCCTGGACTCCTGCATGGACAGATGAGCCGCTCACAGCCGgtggagcagccccagcagacCCCCAGAAATACCCCCCTCAACCCACGTACCCCCTTGTCCTGCAGGCAGAGGCTGTCACAGGCTCCTGGAGCCACCACGCACCCACTTTTGCAAGAGGCCCCTGCACAGGGAGCCCCACATCCACCCCCCACCCTGTCCGTCACGGAGACCCCCGGGGTCAGAGTAGACGTGGGTGCTCTCCCAGAGACCCCGCCCCTAGCAGGGACCCCCAGACTCATCTCTATGGGGGatgtgggtgctgggggctccAGCACAGAGCCAGCACCCTGGGACTCAGCACTTGGGGGACACTGGTGTGGGCTGAGGGTCCcgagggaggggatggggtggggaggggggttcTGCAGAGCCCCGGCGTTacctggggcagcagctgggtgctctccccgccgccggccgccccacGGGGCCAGGAGAGCCGCGCTCTGCTCAGCGCCATCCTGCTCACAGCCCAGGCCCAGGCAGTCACACTCCCATCATGTGAGGGGTTGTGGCCGGCGCTTAAATAGGCTCCCGGCCCCGCAGCTGGGCCCGGTCCGGCCCAGCCCCCGCTGCAGCCCCCGTGTCCGTCGCCCCGTTAGCGGGGCCGGTAGCAAGGGCACAGCAGGACGcgtgggggttttggggtgagtGGGGGGGACACATCCCCCTGCCCGGCCGATGGGAGCCCCCCCACCTTGTGCAGGGGAacgggggggcaccggggggacCCCACGCCCGGGCTGAGCCCCGCAGCGGGGGAcacgctggggggggggggggggaggctgtggGCAGAACGAAAAAACAAGGGttgagggggtgggagggggcggcTGCGGCCGTGGCACCGAGGCAGCGTAGGGGACAGTTATGGCGGTGGCACCGAGGCAGCGCGGGGGACGGTTGTCGCgggcgccccgccccgccccgcccggccccgcctaGGAACCGTTGTGCGGCGGAACGCGggtgccggggcgcggggcccgggcggcgggcgcgcaggcggcgggccgggcccgggaGGCGGGTGGGCCGcagcagggccgggccgggcgaggCGTCGCGGAGCGGAACGGGCCGCAGCGGGCCCCGGCCGGGAGCTGAGCGCCGCGGCGAGCCCCGGGCCCCGGTGGGCAGCGCCATGGCGGAGACGATCGTGAGTggggccgggaggcggcggcggccggggggaggGGCGATGAGGCAGCAGATTCCTgtggggcggcggggccgggccgagctcACCCCGCCCGGCGGGACCGCACCGGGCTCTGGGGACGGGGCCGCACCCCCGGGGGCGGCGGTGTCCGAGCCGGGCAGCGCCCCCCTCCCCGGAGCGGGGCCGTGGACGGATCCCCCGTGCTCTTACCCCAGGGAAATGCTCCcctggggggtgggtggggtttGGGACCGGGACCCCGGGGGTCCCGCTCAGCCCCGGGCGGGGGAGGTCTCGGGGGAAGGTGCCCGATCCCGACCGGCATCGCCAGAGAAGGGGCTCGTCGGTACTGCGAAAGGCTCCCGCTGCCGTTAGGCCGGGCTTGATCCCGTGCTGAAAGTTGGGGGAGTGTAAAGGGATCCTGCGAGGTAATGCCGGGACACCGGCAGcctccgctgcccccccccgtgtccccccgtgtccctcCTTCCAGCACCCTCCTGCCATCCCGACCGCGGCTCTGTGTGACATGCCAGCAGGTGAACGTGCCCTTTAGAGCCACTTGAGTCACTTCTCTGGCCCTCGGCAGCTCGAGGACGCCGGTGTTTATGTTTGCCACATCCCTGCCAGTATGTGAAGAATTGTCCCTGGCCTTTTGCCCAAAAACCCAGCCAGTTTTTCCCATCTCTGACTTCAGGTTGCAGCAAAACTGCTGTTTGGTGTTTCACAGCGTGAGCCCTGGGGCTCTTCTCGTCTTTTCATCAGCGGTGGAAGCTGCACGTCAGTGACGTGGGTTGAAGCACAACGGCCGCGCAGGTGCCCATTAGCACCAGTCAGGCCAGTGTTTGTGTGTAGGCACCGAATAAATCGCTCCCCGGGAAGCTCTGATTCACCCTCCTTCTGAAAGTTTAATTCTGCATCTGAGGACGCagctttgacaaaaaaaaaaagcagcgttAGCGTTTTGTTTGGTGCCAGCTTCTTGCCGTGCCTCAGGCGTTGGGGTAATTCAGCCTGCAGCATGCAAACACGTACCCAGAGCAAATCACTTCCTTGTGCATTTGCGTGTCCTTTCGaagagcaggagggaggagcggtGGGGATGGTCCGTGTCCTGCGTGTGAGACTTCAGCGTGGCTTCAGCAGGCTGCGAGCGCAGGGTGGGCTCTGTCCCCCCGTCCCTAACCCGGGCTCTCCTCTTAACCCCGCAGATAATCCGCGTGCAGTCGCCAGAAGGAGTGAAGCGCATCACGGCCACGAAGCGAGAAACGGTGGCGACGTTCCTCAAGAAGGTACCCCCGAGCCTCTCTGCGCCTTCCCCGCTCGCCCGCGGGACGAGGCAGGGCTCCCGCGGCCCAGCGCACGCCACCGCTCGCTCTCGTGGGAGTCACGGGCTTCGCCTCGCCGGGCAAACGTGGATCGGGGTGTGCCTCGTGGAAAACGGCGGTTTTATTGGTGTGGCCAAAGCCAGTTTTCTCATTGCTGTTCCAGAGGGAAAATAACgaaattaaagacaaaaactCCACTTTTCAGTTGGAGTTTCTGGGGGTGGGAGCTTTCCTGGGGGAGGACACATTTTTAGTGTTCTCCCAGAGAAATGGCAGCTGGGGAAGCAGAGGCTGACAGTGACACAGGAAGGCTGTTTGATAGTCAAAGCCTGCTGCAAGGGCCTGGCCTCTCCAGGCAGGATCCAGCCAAAGCTCAGCTGCTTGACTTGCGCTTTGAATATCATTTGAATGTGCTTTGTGTGCCGCTGGCTTTCCAGTGTGGTTTCGGAGAGAGCAAGGAAGGAATTAAGGCG is a genomic window containing:
- the TSPAN10 gene encoding tetraspanin-10, whose amino-acid sequence is MALSRARLSWPRGAAGGGESTQLLPQESRLVELPYPSSDDDDDGSLAADMDFPMAEQDPGAQRPVPRKPGTFSQCVRYLAFLWNLLFLLLGLLALAVGVWGMLAKGLLRGERLAPLGSDPMLLFVLVGLGASAVSLAGCLGTLRASPCLLRFFVGAVLAFAGLEVLGGLLLLAAQHRLRDALRDALLLCLLRYQEEPDLRFLVDEMQRSLRCCGLGSYRDWETNPYFNCSAPGAQACSVPASCCLDPWQNGTVTNAQCAFGVLRLGDVAAGAIVHLGGCVAQLSAWLRGQAGGITAAAAVLVLVEAIGVVMALKMLRDIAPIGVQG
- the PDE6G gene encoding retinal rod rhodopsin-sensitive cGMP 3',5'-cyclic phosphodiesterase subunit gamma, with amino-acid sequence MSLELPKPEIKSATRVSGGPATPRKGPPKFKQRQTRQFKSKPPKKGVQGFGDDIPGMEGLGTDITVICPWEAFSHLELHELAQYGII